The stretch of DNA CAGCGCTACCTCGAGGGCACGGGGGGCGCATCCGTTACCGTCCTTTACTACCACCAAATCAGCGATGGAACCCAAGACACCGCAGTGTCGCTGGCGACATTCAAGACGCAGATGCAGTACCTGCATGACAACGGCTACAGGGCGGAATCGCTAAGTGCCCTGCTGCTAAAAACTGAGCCCCCAACCGCCTGACAAATTTACGCCGCCTTTACGGCTAAAAACTGGATTTGATGCAGGCCGTTGTTGGCTGCGCACCTAAAAAGCTGGAGCATCTACTCTTTTTCATAGGGCTTTTTTGGGTGTTTTTGATAAACATTAATTAGGTTACAAAATAGTTTGTTGGTTTAGATAGCTATGTCGCTGCCCTTAGACCCCTTGACTATGATGTTTTTCGCTGTCGCCATCGGTTTTGTCATCCTATTCATTCTGCTGCCAAGGTACGGCCCGCATTACACGTCGCGGCTCACCTGCCCCAGCTGCAAAAAAAACTTCAATTTCCACTGGATACCCGGCGCAACTATAACCTCACTCATCCGCCGTAACTACCGTGACCTAAAATGCCCCTACTGCCACAGGAAAGCAACCTACGACATAGGCGCCACAAGAACACGCACCCCAAAAGCTAAGCCGCAGAAAACAAAAGCAAAAGCATAAACCAGCATGCGCTTTATGCAGAGAACTTTTATTATCTAGCTGAGCCTTCACTGTTTTGAGTAAAATTCAAGGTGAACCTTGCATGAAGGTACTGTTAAACGATGGTTTAGAGAAAGAAGGCTTAGCTATATTCCAGCAAGCCGGCATAGAAACAGACACTAAAAAGCGTGACCCAGCCACTTTGGCAGCGGAAATCGGACAGTTCGACGCGCTCGTGGTGCGAAGCGCCACCAAAGTCACCCGCGAAATCATAGAGGCAGGCGCGAAGGGAAAACTCAAAATCATCGGACGAGCAGGCGTAGGATACGATAACATCGACGCAGCAGCCGCCTCGGAACATGGGGTGGTCGTAAAAATCGCTCCCTTCGGCAGCAGCAACGCCGTTGCGGAGTTAACCATCGGTTTGATGATTGCGGTTTCGCGCAACACCCCCCAAGCCCATCACTCCCTGAAAAACGGCATTTGGATAAAAAAGAAGCTTGAGGGGCGAGAACTCAACGGCAAAACTTTGGGTCTTATCGGCTGCGGCAGAATCGGCCAGAAAGTCGCGCAGATCGCTAAACTTGGCTTCAACATGGACGTCGTCGGCTTTGACATCAAACCCTGCCCGGAGAGCGGCATAAAGTTCCTTGCCACCAAAGATGAGGTTCTTGGGAAATCCGATTACATCAGCGTCCACACAGGCGGCAAAGAAGTCATCGTGGGCGCCAGAGAACTGGCACTTATGAAACCAACAGCCTACATCATAAACACCAGCCGCGGCAACAACATCGACCAGCAAGCCCTCTACTCAGCACTCAAAGACAGCAAAATCGGCGGGTACGCAACCGACGTCTATAAAGAAGAACCCAAAGCTGAAAACGACCCCTTCAACGATAAACTCAAAGAACTGGGCAACGTCGTGCTCAGCAGTCACCTAGGCGCATCAACCGTTGAAGCCCAGCGGGAAACCTCAACGGAGATGGCGCGGGTCCTCACAAGCTATCTGCTAGGCGGCGACTTCACTAACGCAGTAAACGCAGGCGAATCCATCGAGGTAGAAGAAAAAGAAATCT from Candidatus Bathyarchaeota archaeon encodes:
- a CDS encoding ACT domain-containing protein codes for the protein MKVLLNDGLEKEGLAIFQQAGIETDTKKRDPATLAAEIGQFDALVVRSATKVTREIIEAGAKGKLKIIGRAGVGYDNIDAAAASEHGVVVKIAPFGSSNAVAELTIGLMIAVSRNTPQAHHSLKNGIWIKKKLEGRELNGKTLGLIGCGRIGQKVAQIAKLGFNMDVVGFDIKPCPESGIKFLATKDEVLGKSDYISVHTGGKEVIVGARELALMKPTAYIINTSRGNNIDQQALYSALKDSKIGGYATDVYKEEPKAENDPFNDKLKELGNVVLSSHLGASTVEAQRETSTEMARVLTSYLLGGDFTNAVNAGESIEVEEKEIFTLFIHHKDVPGVFANIDKVLADSNINIRANYSRQINQGYAISVYVLHQKVSAETVAKVQAVPNVCSVKF